The following coding sequences lie in one Rhodohalobacter barkolensis genomic window:
- a CDS encoding heavy metal translocating P-type ATPase, with translation MSQSSAQTGCKTCSVNHDTPSYSTDEVNFLTKHWQPIVSALLLTIGLILDYFIDPVWFNESFRLAWYLIAYLPVGYPVVKMGWESLIRGEVFTEFFLMSIATFGAFFIGEYPEGVAVMLFYSVGEAFQHSAVQKARSSIRALLDVRAEVAHVKDGNSFKTVHPDSVPIGQIIQVKPGERVPLDGKLITDRAAFDTSAITGESKPRHISDNENVLAGMINLNRVIELEVQKTYENSSISRILKMVQEATSRKAKTELFIRSFAKVYTPIVVLLATLLVALPALFVSSYVFEEWLYRGLVFLVISCPCALVISIPLGYFGGIGAASKNGILVKGGNFLDALRSVKTVVFDKTGTLTHATFSVQNIELYSDMNESQIGSYLFAVEKVSNHPIARAITDYIYTPEHSLKVDQQNEIPGYGLKSIIEGQTVVIGNQKLMENEQVELNKSGSESKNSSTKVHMAIDGIHQATVTISDRLKDDAKHAIRQLHHLGVDRTVMLSGDHKEVVEEVGRDLKIDEIYGDLLPEQKSEKLEEIKERTKGKVAYAGDGINDAPVLALSDVGIAMGAMGSDAAVETADVVIQSDQLTKIAESIRIARKTRNIVWQNIGLALGVKTVVLALGALGMASLWEAVFADVGVALLAILNAVRIQKMNFSSNS, from the coding sequence ATGTCACAATCTTCAGCTCAAACAGGGTGTAAAACATGCAGTGTAAATCATGATACCCCCTCTTACTCTACTGATGAAGTAAATTTTCTCACCAAACACTGGCAGCCAATCGTTTCTGCCCTGCTATTAACCATTGGGTTAATTCTGGACTATTTCATTGATCCGGTATGGTTTAATGAAAGTTTTCGTCTTGCCTGGTATCTGATTGCATATCTGCCGGTCGGGTATCCGGTTGTAAAAATGGGATGGGAAAGCCTGATCAGAGGCGAAGTGTTCACAGAATTCTTTTTGATGAGTATAGCCACATTTGGAGCTTTCTTTATTGGCGAGTACCCCGAAGGCGTGGCTGTTATGCTTTTTTATTCTGTTGGTGAAGCATTTCAACATAGTGCCGTTCAAAAGGCAAGAAGCAGTATCCGTGCCCTGCTCGACGTACGGGCAGAGGTAGCTCACGTCAAAGACGGGAACTCTTTCAAAACTGTTCACCCGGATAGTGTACCAATTGGCCAGATTATTCAAGTGAAACCGGGAGAGAGAGTACCTTTAGACGGAAAACTGATAACCGATCGCGCTGCATTTGACACTTCTGCCATTACCGGCGAAAGTAAACCTCGACATATTTCGGATAATGAGAATGTGTTAGCCGGAATGATCAATTTAAATCGGGTTATTGAGCTGGAGGTCCAAAAAACTTACGAAAACAGTTCCATCTCCCGAATCCTGAAGATGGTACAGGAAGCGACATCCAGGAAAGCAAAAACGGAACTGTTCATACGCTCATTCGCGAAAGTTTACACTCCCATTGTGGTATTGCTGGCAACTCTTCTTGTAGCTCTTCCCGCTCTTTTTGTCTCATCATACGTATTCGAGGAGTGGCTCTATCGCGGACTGGTCTTTCTTGTGATCTCCTGCCCTTGCGCTTTGGTGATCTCTATCCCGCTTGGATATTTTGGCGGAATCGGTGCAGCATCTAAAAATGGAATATTGGTGAAAGGAGGTAATTTTCTGGATGCACTCCGTTCGGTCAAAACGGTAGTCTTTGACAAAACCGGAACCCTGACACACGCTACATTTTCTGTTCAAAATATTGAACTGTACTCCGACATGAACGAATCGCAAATAGGCTCTTATCTGTTTGCGGTTGAGAAAGTCTCAAATCATCCTATTGCAAGAGCAATTACTGATTACATCTACACTCCCGAACATTCGCTGAAAGTAGATCAACAGAACGAAATACCGGGTTATGGATTAAAGTCCATTATTGAGGGACAAACTGTGGTCATTGGTAATCAAAAGCTAATGGAGAACGAACAGGTTGAATTGAATAAGTCAGGTTCTGAATCCAAAAATTCTTCCACAAAAGTACATATGGCAATTGACGGTATTCATCAAGCTACTGTAACCATTTCTGATCGGTTGAAAGATGACGCTAAACACGCGATCCGACAATTACATCATCTGGGCGTGGATCGAACGGTTATGCTCAGCGGAGATCACAAAGAAGTAGTCGAGGAAGTTGGCCGTGATCTGAAAATTGATGAAATCTATGGAGATTTGCTACCGGAACAGAAATCAGAAAAACTTGAAGAGATTAAAGAGCGAACAAAAGGCAAAGTAGCCTATGCCGGAGACGGAATAAATGATGCACCGGTTTTAGCTTTAAGTGATGTTGGAATTGCAATGGGTGCGATGGGAAGTGATGCGGCAGTAGAGACGGCTGATGTCGTGATTCAATCCGACCAACTTACCAAAATAGCAGAATCGATAAGGATTGCACGTAAGACACGAAACATAGTCTGGCAGAACATAGGTCTCGCCCTGGGTGTTAAGACGGTTGTACTGGCTCTGGGGGCTTTAGGAATGGCCTCTCTGTGGGAAGCGGTCTTTGCTGATGTAGGAGTTGCACTTCTGGCTATCCTAAATGCAGTTAGAATTCAGAAAATGAACTTTTCATCAAATTCCTGA
- a CDS encoding Fur family transcriptional regulator, translated as MEEKILINQLQNRKIQPTSMRLMVLNFLVKNEAAVSLTLLENHFTRSDRTTLYRTLRTFEEKGLVHRIDDAGDSTKYALCPAECTCSYPDDTHLHFFCTDCEKTFCFRDLNIPNFSLPEQFIPKKGNFVISGFCPSCAA; from the coding sequence ATGGAAGAAAAGATTCTCATCAATCAACTTCAAAATCGTAAAATTCAACCTACTTCAATGCGGTTGATGGTTTTAAACTTCCTGGTTAAAAACGAGGCAGCTGTGAGTCTTACTTTACTGGAGAACCATTTTACCCGTTCAGACAGAACCACTCTGTACCGTACACTAAGAACATTTGAAGAGAAAGGTCTTGTGCACAGAATTGATGACGCGGGAGACAGCACCAAATACGCTCTCTGTCCGGCCGAATGCACATGCTCCTATCCCGATGACACGCACCTACATTTTTTCTGTACTGATTGTGAGAAAACGTTCTGCTTTAGAGACTTAAACATTCCAAACTTTTCACTTCCTGAACAGTTTATTCCCAAAAAAGGGAATTTTGTCATCAGTGGGTTCTGTCCTTCCTGTGCTGCCTAA
- a CDS encoding NnrS family protein gives MPTTSRWFIKAGVIYFVLGITLVFLDEIPLMSSKLSLLPIYLHMLVMGWITQLIIGVSVWMFPRKHRDKKRRESILVWATFWTLNIGLILRFLSEPFIPLLKDGKVIQISIVVSALLQWIAVILYTIEIWPRLQNRKKQR, from the coding sequence ATGCCGACTACAAGCCGATGGTTTATAAAAGCCGGTGTTATCTACTTTGTATTAGGGATTACGCTCGTCTTTCTGGATGAAATCCCTTTAATGAGCAGTAAACTCTCTTTATTGCCAATCTATTTGCATATGCTGGTTATGGGCTGGATTACTCAGTTGATCATCGGGGTATCAGTATGGATGTTTCCCCGCAAACACCGGGACAAAAAAAGAAGAGAATCAATTTTGGTTTGGGCAACATTTTGGACTTTAAATATCGGTTTGATCCTTCGATTTTTATCTGAACCGTTTATTCCACTTTTAAAGGATGGCAAAGTTATTCAAATCAGTATTGTTGTATCAGCGTTGTTGCAGTGGATCGCCGTGATTCTATATACCATCGAGATTTGGCCAAGGCTTCAAAACCGTAAAAAACAAAGATAG
- a CDS encoding DUF4149 domain-containing protein translates to MYFWSVFVHITIVCFWIGGIIFTAAVLVPATRKKLATQRGLLFTELGTRFSRLSWLLFPILIITGITALLGRGFSVQDLISVTFWQSEYGSTLFSKLIAFSLMLIVAAIHDFWLGPKAADLMKKDPNSETTYRYRKASSWGGRINLILGLIILYFAVSLVR, encoded by the coding sequence ATGTATTTTTGGTCAGTGTTTGTCCACATCACCATTGTTTGTTTCTGGATTGGCGGTATAATCTTTACGGCTGCCGTTCTGGTACCTGCAACCCGAAAAAAACTTGCTACACAACGCGGACTTCTATTTACTGAACTGGGCACACGTTTCAGCCGACTGAGTTGGCTACTCTTCCCTATTCTCATAATTACCGGAATCACCGCCCTGCTTGGCCGGGGCTTCAGCGTACAGGATCTGATTTCAGTCACATTCTGGCAAAGTGAGTATGGATCAACCCTATTCAGTAAATTGATCGCATTCTCCTTGATGTTAATTGTAGCAGCGATTCATGATTTCTGGCTCGGCCCAAAAGCCGCAGATTTAATGAAGAAAGATCCCAATAGTGAAACTACTTACAGATATCGCAAGGCCTCGAGCTGGGGTGGCCGGATCAATTTAATCTTGGGGCTGATCATTCTCTACTTTGCTGTTTCGCTGGTGAGATGA
- the ric gene encoding iron-sulfur cluster repair di-iron protein, translating into MMNNDPTTLVQRNIGDIVADNYHAAGVFKEFGIDFCCGGGLPLGEVCERKGINPDQVTLKLSTMPTGGTTVNQKFNLWEPDFLIDYIINNHHTFVRTKTEEILVYAAKVANVHGERHPENIEIYQLFAKLSNELIQHLQDEEQTVFPLIKNIHLQIKNGEEVNEKLANQLRAELDHMIDDHEGAGDIMKEIRSLSNDFTPPADACATYQILYQNLAGFEEDLHQHVHLENNILFKKAETLLSDL; encoded by the coding sequence ATGATGAATAACGACCCAACAACTTTAGTACAGAGAAACATTGGTGATATTGTTGCTGATAACTACCACGCTGCCGGTGTTTTCAAAGAGTTTGGAATTGACTTCTGCTGTGGAGGCGGTTTACCGCTTGGAGAGGTTTGCGAACGTAAAGGTATCAATCCCGACCAGGTCACTTTAAAATTGAGCACAATGCCTACCGGTGGAACAACCGTCAATCAGAAGTTTAACCTATGGGAACCCGACTTTTTGATAGACTACATCATCAATAATCATCACACCTTTGTGCGTACCAAAACGGAGGAAATTTTGGTGTATGCTGCGAAAGTTGCCAACGTTCATGGAGAGCGTCACCCGGAAAATATCGAGATCTATCAATTGTTTGCAAAGCTTTCCAATGAGCTGATTCAACACCTCCAAGATGAAGAGCAGACTGTTTTTCCATTGATTAAAAATATACATCTTCAGATTAAAAACGGTGAAGAAGTAAATGAGAAATTGGCAAATCAGCTACGTGCAGAACTCGATCACATGATTGATGATCATGAAGGTGCCGGCGATATCATGAAAGAGATCCGTTCTCTAAGCAACGATTTTACACCTCCTGCAGATGCATGTGCAACCTATCAAATACTTTACCAGAACCTGGCCGGATTTGAAGAGGACCTGCATCAGCACGTTCACCTCGAGAATAACATCTTATTTAAAAAAGCAGAGACACTTCTATCTGATTTATGA
- a CDS encoding RrF2 family transcriptional regulator: MLSNSGKYGLRACEYLALQSGDTPVSTKRISRELDMPNEYLVKVLQKLKKAGLVRSKRGSNGGVLLARPASEIFLIDIIQASNPSFIEMYTDKGKPDTKLELSALFKDLEFLSDITFKFIKESTLSDFSEYRNIKI, translated from the coding sequence ATGCTATCCAATTCAGGTAAATATGGGTTAAGAGCTTGTGAGTATTTAGCTCTTCAATCTGGTGACACTCCGGTGTCTACCAAGAGGATTAGTCGTGAACTGGATATGCCCAATGAGTATCTGGTTAAGGTACTCCAAAAACTGAAAAAAGCCGGTCTGGTCAGATCAAAACGAGGATCAAATGGAGGGGTTTTACTGGCCAGACCTGCATCAGAAATTTTCTTAATTGACATCATTCAGGCTTCCAATCCCTCATTTATTGAAATGTACACCGATAAAGGAAAACCGGATACAAAATTGGAACTGTCCGCTTTGTTTAAAGACTTAGAATTTTTATCAGATATCACGTTTAAGTTTATAAAGGAAAGTACATTGAGTGATTTTTCAGAGTATCGAAATATTAAAATTTAA
- a CDS encoding plastocyanin/azurin family copper-binding protein — translation MKRTIKTIITLFTALLIAIPAFASNESDDIRTVNIKGMDNMKFDVTLIEAEPGETIKIVFETKSDMPPQTMSHNIAIVDLGTDTDAFAQASMSARDNEFIAPDYEDQVIFNTPMLGGGESVEMEFTVPETKGDYDFVCTFPGHYMAGMVGILRVQ, via the coding sequence ATGAAACGTACAATTAAAACAATTATCACACTATTTACAGCACTCCTTATCGCTATACCGGCATTTGCATCTAACGAAAGCGATGATATACGAACCGTAAACATCAAAGGAATGGACAATATGAAATTTGATGTAACCCTGATTGAAGCTGAACCGGGTGAAACCATCAAAATCGTATTTGAGACTAAAAGTGATATGCCACCCCAGACTATGTCTCACAACATTGCCATTGTTGACCTTGGAACAGATACCGATGCTTTTGCACAGGCTTCCATGTCGGCCAGAGATAACGAGTTCATCGCACCTGATTATGAAGACCAGGTGATCTTTAACACACCAATGCTGGGCGGCGGTGAATCAGTAGAGATGGAGTTTACAGTTCCTGAAACCAAAGGCGACTATGACTTTGTTTGCACCTTCCCCGGACACTACATGGCTGGAATGGTCGGAATCTTGCGCGTACAGTAA
- a CDS encoding cupredoxin domain-containing protein, giving the protein MKLIVLHITLLVLTVSGLYAQNNQNAEADTVTIRIVGSMENSRFVPAEADIQKGDLLRFVVEEGIHTVTAYHPDNRRELGIPESAESFDSDLLQKGQEWFYRPNVTGEYNYFCRPHERMGHKGKFTVRSSDKNN; this is encoded by the coding sequence TTGAAATTAATTGTTTTACATATCACCCTTTTAGTACTGACTGTTAGCGGACTTTATGCACAAAACAATCAAAATGCTGAAGCCGATACAGTTACCATTCGAATTGTGGGATCAATGGAAAATTCCAGGTTTGTTCCGGCTGAAGCAGATATTCAAAAAGGTGATCTGCTGAGGTTTGTGGTAGAGGAAGGCATACACACCGTTACCGCCTACCATCCGGATAATCGCAGAGAACTTGGGATTCCGGAGTCGGCTGAATCATTTGATTCAGATCTGCTTCAAAAAGGTCAGGAGTGGTTTTACCGCCCAAATGTAACCGGTGAATACAACTACTTCTGCCGCCCACACGAACGTATGGGACACAAAGGAAAATTTACCGTCCGATCATCGGACAAAAACAACTAA
- a CDS encoding SCO family protein, which yields MKVFKATLITLFVLSASAVTATAQHSQGDGHDHGHEHDMEQMKELDSEAINHSESLHQIPTTWVNQNSESVQIKDFAGQPLIVVMFYGKCTETCPMLIQRTWKLYSSLSEETQENINVLAVSFDYKNDTPQALKEYAEYEQLDLPDWHFVTADQMDIRQLASLLGVQYRERSDGHFDHSNLITVLDKHGNISHRIEGIIGNLADDITLIESLTR from the coding sequence ATGAAAGTTTTCAAAGCAACACTCATTACTTTATTTGTGCTATCCGCATCAGCGGTTACAGCAACGGCTCAGCACAGTCAGGGAGATGGACATGATCATGGTCACGAGCATGACATGGAGCAGATGAAAGAGCTTGACTCTGAAGCAATCAATCATTCCGAGTCACTGCATCAGATTCCGACAACATGGGTCAACCAAAACAGTGAATCCGTACAGATCAAAGATTTTGCCGGACAGCCACTCATAGTGGTAATGTTTTACGGAAAGTGTACGGAAACCTGTCCGATGCTGATTCAGCGAACCTGGAAGCTATACTCCTCACTGAGTGAAGAGACTCAGGAAAACATCAATGTTCTGGCTGTAAGTTTTGATTACAAAAACGACACACCCCAAGCACTGAAAGAGTATGCCGAATATGAACAGCTCGATCTGCCCGACTGGCATTTTGTAACGGCTGATCAAATGGATATCCGGCAACTTGCCTCCCTCCTGGGAGTTCAGTATCGGGAGCGCAGTGATGGACATTTTGATCACTCAAACCTGATAACAGTTCTGGATAAACACGGTAATATCAGCCACAGGATTGAAGGTATTATCGGAAATCTGGCTGACGATATCACTCTTATTGAAAGTCTAACCCGTTGA